In one Solanum dulcamara chromosome 1, daSolDulc1.2, whole genome shotgun sequence genomic region, the following are encoded:
- the LOC129897534 gene encoding uncharacterized protein LOC129897534 — translation MNTFWISPSYFPQIKASTLEPRTKIQPFSSKPNSPTEKIESFLPFHVKSITSTSNPFVKHCLKLRQNSSYRHSHGSVLVVGSTPIREIYSFQERVQERPITLDCLLVLDEAHIPEDLNLQSVHLVRISSMVMKKLSGLQSIDSIEMIALMKIPSTFHSVDDEFLEEDCSNWFENAHRVLVLDGIQDPGNLGTLLRSAMAFGWGGAFLLPGCCDPFNEKALRASRGASFQLPLVSGDWLHLDALRNHYNMKMLAGHPANDQKPRRISRLTHDFTDSLADKPLCLVLGSEGGGLSEKAKDASELVSIPMTGEFESLNVSVAGGILLYMFQPENHKDFSSG, via the exons ATGAACACTTTTTGGATTTCTCCTTCCTATTTCCCACAAATTAAAGCTTCAACTTTGGAACCCAGAACCAAAATTCAACCATTTAGCTCAAAACCAAATTCCCCAACtgaaaaaattgaatcttttttGCCCTTTCATGTGAAATCCATCACTAGTACTTCAAACCCTTTTGTCAAACACTGCCTTAAGCTTCGCCAGAACTCCTCTTATCGCCATTCTCATGGTTCTGTTCTTGTTGTGGGTTCTACCCCTATTAG GGAAATATATAGTTTTCAAGAAAGAGTACAAGAGAGACCTATTACATTAGACTGCTTACTCGTGCTTGATGAAGCTCATATACCTGAAGACCTAAATCTTCAATCAGTTCACCTTGTCCGCATCAGCTCAATGGTGATGAAGAAACTCTCTGGTTTACAGTCGATTGATTCTATTGAAATGATTGCGTTAATGAAAATTCCTTCAACATTTCACAGTGTTGATGATGAATTCCTAGAAGAAGACTGCAGTAACTGGTTTGAGAATGCTCATCGAGTTCTAGTTCTTGATGGAATCCAG GATCCTGGTAATCTTGGCACATTACTTAGATCGGCGATGGCATTTGGATGG GGTGGTGCCTTTCTGCTTCCTGGCTGTTGTGATCCATTCAACGAGAAGGCTCTTAGAGCTAGTCGAGGAGCTTCCTTTCAACTTCCGTTAGTCTCCGGTGATTGGCTCCATTTAGATGCTCTAAGAAACCATTATAACATGAAAATGCTGGCTGGCCATCCTGCAAACGATCAAAAGCCAAGGAGAATTTCTAGGCTCACCCACGACTTTACAGATTCGTTGGCTGATAAGCCTCTGTGTTTGGTTTTGGGTAGCGAAGGAGGTGGCCTTTCTGAGAAAGCTAAGGATGCAAGTGAGCTTGTGAGTATTCCGATGACCGGAGAATTCGAGTCTCTTAACGTTTCGGTTGCTGGTGGAATATTGTTGTACATGTTCCAACCTGAAAATCATAAAGATTTTAGCTCTGGTTGA